In one window of Rhinopithecus roxellana isolate Shanxi Qingling chromosome 15, ASM756505v1, whole genome shotgun sequence DNA:
- the NR1H3 gene encoding oxysterols receptor LXR-alpha isoform X4 — translation MSVWLGAPVPDIPPDSAAELWKPGAQDASSQTQGGNSCILREEARMPHSARGTAGVGLEAAEPTVLLTRAEPPSEPTEIRPQKRKKGPAPKMLGNELCSVCGDKASGFHYNVLSCEGCKGFFRRSVIKGARYICHSGGHCPMDTYMRRKCQECRLRKCRQAGMREECVLSEEQIRLKKLKRQEEEQAHAVCLPPRASSPPQILPQLSPEQLGMIEKLVAAQQQCNQRSFSDQLRVTPWPMAPDPHSREARQQRFAHFTELAIVSVQEIVDFAKQLPGFLQLSREDQIALLKTSAIEVMLLETSRRYNPGSESITFLKDFSYNREDFAKAGLQVEFINPIFEFSRAMNELQLNDAEFALLIAISIFSADRPNVQDQLQVERLQHTYVEALHAYVSIHHPHDRLMFPRMLMKLVSLRTLSSVHSEQVFALRLQDKKLPPLLSEIWDVHE, via the exons ATGTCCGTGTGGCTGGGGGCCCCTGTGCCTGACATTCCTCCTG ACTCTGCAGCGGAGCTGTGGAAGCCAGGTGCACAGGATGCAAGCAGCCAGACCCAGGGAGGCAACAGCTGCATCCTCAGAGAGGAAGCCAGGATGCCCCACTCTGCCAGAGGcactgcaggggtggggctggaggcTGCAGAGCCCACAGTCCTGCTCACCAGGGCAGAGCCCCCTTCAGAACCCACAG AGATCCGTCCACAAAAGCGGAAAAAGGGGCCagcccccaaaatgctggggaaCGAGCTATGCAGCGTGTGTGGGGACAAGGCCTCCGGCTTCCACTACAATGTTCTGAGCTGCGAGGGTTGCAAGGGATTCTTCCGCCGCAGCGTCATCAAGGGAGCGCGCTACATCTGCCACAGTGGCGGCCACTGCCCCATGGACACCTACATGCGTCGCAAGTGCCAGGAGTGTCGGCTTCGCAAGTGCCGCCAGGCTGGCATGCGGGAGGAGT GTGTCCTGTCAGAAGAACAGATCCGTCTGAAGAAACTGAAGCGGCAAGAGGAGGAACAGGCTCATGCCGTATGCCTGCCCCCCAGGGCTTCCTCACCCCCTCAAATCCTGCCTCAGCTCAGCCCGGAGCAACTGGGCATGATCGAGAAGCTGGTCGCTGCCCAGCAACAGTGTAACCAGCGCTCCTTTTCTGACCAGCTTCGAGTCACG CCTTGGCCCATGGCACCAGATCCCCATAGCCGGGAGGCCCGTCAGCAGCGCTTTGCCCACTTCACTGAGCTGGCCATCGTCTCTGTGCAGGAGATAGTTGACTTTGCTAAACAGCTACCCGGCTTCCTGCAGCTCAGCCGGGAGGACCAGATTGCCCTGCTGAAGACCTCTGCGATCGAG GTGATGCTTCTGGAGACATCTCGGAGGTACAACCCTGGGAGTGAGAGTATCACCTTCCTCAAGGATTTCAGTTATAACCGGGAAGACTTTGCCAAAGCAG GGCTGCAGGTGGAATTCATCAACCCCATCTTCGAGTTCTCCAGGGCCATGAATGAGCTGCAACTCAATGATGCTGAGTTTGCTTTGCTCATTGCCATCAGCATCTTCTCTGCAG ACCGGCCCAATGTGCAGGACCAGCTCCAGGTAGAGAGGCTGCAGCACACATATGTGGAAGCCCTGCATGCCTATGTCTCCATCCACCATCCCCAT gACCGACTGATGTTCCCACGGATGCTAATGAAACTGGTGAGCCTCCGGACCCTGAGCAGCGTCCACTCAGAGCAAGTGTTTGCACTGCGTCTGCAGGACAAAAAGCTCCCACCGCTGCTCTCTGAGATCTGGGATGTGCACGAATGA
- the NR1H3 gene encoding oxysterols receptor LXR-alpha isoform X6 has product MSVWLGAPVPDIPPDSAAELWKPGAQDASSQTQGGNSCILREEARMPHSARGTAGVGLEAAEPTVLLTRAEPPSEPTGVLSEEQIRLKKLKRQEEEQAHAVCLPPRASSPPQILPQLSPEQLGMIEKLVAAQQQCNQRSFSDQLRVTPWPMAPDPHSREARQQRFAHFTELAIVSVQEIVDFAKQLPGFLQLSREDQIALLKTSAIEVAGEGQGMKGEAEWDYLWEGPSDVELGEPNLLGSRDEGNRPPWKGLCSKTNLPSPRLRSAACVQVMLLETSRRYNPGSESITFLKDFSYNREDFAKAGLQVEFINPIFEFSRAMNELQLNDAEFALLIAISIFSADRPNVQDQLQVERLQHTYVEALHAYVSIHHPHDRLMFPRMLMKLVSLRTLSSVHSEQVFALRLQDKKLPPLLSEIWDVHE; this is encoded by the exons ATGTCCGTGTGGCTGGGGGCCCCTGTGCCTGACATTCCTCCTG ACTCTGCAGCGGAGCTGTGGAAGCCAGGTGCACAGGATGCAAGCAGCCAGACCCAGGGAGGCAACAGCTGCATCCTCAGAGAGGAAGCCAGGATGCCCCACTCTGCCAGAGGcactgcaggggtggggctggaggcTGCAGAGCCCACAGTCCTGCTCACCAGGGCAGAGCCCCCTTCAGAACCCACAG GTGTCCTGTCAGAAGAACAGATCCGTCTGAAGAAACTGAAGCGGCAAGAGGAGGAACAGGCTCATGCCGTATGCCTGCCCCCCAGGGCTTCCTCACCCCCTCAAATCCTGCCTCAGCTCAGCCCGGAGCAACTGGGCATGATCGAGAAGCTGGTCGCTGCCCAGCAACAGTGTAACCAGCGCTCCTTTTCTGACCAGCTTCGAGTCACG CCTTGGCCCATGGCACCAGATCCCCATAGCCGGGAGGCCCGTCAGCAGCGCTTTGCCCACTTCACTGAGCTGGCCATCGTCTCTGTGCAGGAGATAGTTGACTTTGCTAAACAGCTACCCGGCTTCCTGCAGCTCAGCCGGGAGGACCAGATTGCCCTGCTGAAGACCTCTGCGATCGAGGTGGCTGGAGAAGGGCAAGGGATGAAGGGAGAAGCAGAATGGGATTATCTGTGGGAGGGGCCTTCAGACGTCGAGCTGGGAGAACCAAATCTGCTAGGAAGCAGGGATGAGGGGAATCGGCCTCCCTGGAAGGGGCTATGCTCCAAGACCAACCTTCCTAGTCCCCGTTTGAGGTCTGCTGCTTGTGTGCAGGTGATGCTTCTGGAGACATCTCGGAGGTACAACCCTGGGAGTGAGAGTATCACCTTCCTCAAGGATTTCAGTTATAACCGGGAAGACTTTGCCAAAGCAG GGCTGCAGGTGGAATTCATCAACCCCATCTTCGAGTTCTCCAGGGCCATGAATGAGCTGCAACTCAATGATGCTGAGTTTGCTTTGCTCATTGCCATCAGCATCTTCTCTGCAG ACCGGCCCAATGTGCAGGACCAGCTCCAGGTAGAGAGGCTGCAGCACACATATGTGGAAGCCCTGCATGCCTATGTCTCCATCCACCATCCCCAT gACCGACTGATGTTCCCACGGATGCTAATGAAACTGGTGAGCCTCCGGACCCTGAGCAGCGTCCACTCAGAGCAAGTGTTTGCACTGCGTCTGCAGGACAAAAAGCTCCCACCGCTGCTCTCTGAGATCTGGGATGTGCACGAATGA
- the NR1H3 gene encoding oxysterols receptor LXR-alpha isoform X7 — translation MSVWLGAPVPDIPPDSAAELWKPGAQDASSQTQGGNSCILREEARMPHSARGTAGVGLEAAEPTVLLTRAEPPSEPTEIRPQKRKKGPAPKMLGNELCSVCGDKASGFHYNVLSCEGCKGFFRRSVIKGARYICHSGGHCPMDTYMRRKCQECRLRKCRQAGMREECVLSEEQIRLKKLKRQEEEQAHAVCLPPRASSPPQILPQLSPEQLGMIEKLVAAQQQCNQRSFSDQLRVTVMLLETSRRYNPGSESITFLKDFSYNREDFAKAGLQVEFINPIFEFSRAMNELQLNDAEFALLIAISIFSADRPNVQDQLQVERLQHTYVEALHAYVSIHHPHDRLMFPRMLMKLVSLRTLSSVHSEQVFALRLQDKKLPPLLSEIWDVHE, via the exons ATGTCCGTGTGGCTGGGGGCCCCTGTGCCTGACATTCCTCCTG ACTCTGCAGCGGAGCTGTGGAAGCCAGGTGCACAGGATGCAAGCAGCCAGACCCAGGGAGGCAACAGCTGCATCCTCAGAGAGGAAGCCAGGATGCCCCACTCTGCCAGAGGcactgcaggggtggggctggaggcTGCAGAGCCCACAGTCCTGCTCACCAGGGCAGAGCCCCCTTCAGAACCCACAG AGATCCGTCCACAAAAGCGGAAAAAGGGGCCagcccccaaaatgctggggaaCGAGCTATGCAGCGTGTGTGGGGACAAGGCCTCCGGCTTCCACTACAATGTTCTGAGCTGCGAGGGTTGCAAGGGATTCTTCCGCCGCAGCGTCATCAAGGGAGCGCGCTACATCTGCCACAGTGGCGGCCACTGCCCCATGGACACCTACATGCGTCGCAAGTGCCAGGAGTGTCGGCTTCGCAAGTGCCGCCAGGCTGGCATGCGGGAGGAGT GTGTCCTGTCAGAAGAACAGATCCGTCTGAAGAAACTGAAGCGGCAAGAGGAGGAACAGGCTCATGCCGTATGCCTGCCCCCCAGGGCTTCCTCACCCCCTCAAATCCTGCCTCAGCTCAGCCCGGAGCAACTGGGCATGATCGAGAAGCTGGTCGCTGCCCAGCAACAGTGTAACCAGCGCTCCTTTTCTGACCAGCTTCGAGTCACG GTGATGCTTCTGGAGACATCTCGGAGGTACAACCCTGGGAGTGAGAGTATCACCTTCCTCAAGGATTTCAGTTATAACCGGGAAGACTTTGCCAAAGCAG GGCTGCAGGTGGAATTCATCAACCCCATCTTCGAGTTCTCCAGGGCCATGAATGAGCTGCAACTCAATGATGCTGAGTTTGCTTTGCTCATTGCCATCAGCATCTTCTCTGCAG ACCGGCCCAATGTGCAGGACCAGCTCCAGGTAGAGAGGCTGCAGCACACATATGTGGAAGCCCTGCATGCCTATGTCTCCATCCACCATCCCCAT gACCGACTGATGTTCCCACGGATGCTAATGAAACTGGTGAGCCTCCGGACCCTGAGCAGCGTCCACTCAGAGCAAGTGTTTGCACTGCGTCTGCAGGACAAAAAGCTCCCACCGCTGCTCTCTGAGATCTGGGATGTGCACGAATGA
- the NR1H3 gene encoding oxysterols receptor LXR-alpha isoform X2, giving the protein MSVWLGAPVPDIPPDSAAELWKPGAQDASSQTQGGNSCILREEARMPHSARGTAGVGLEAAEPTVLLTRAEPPSEPTEIRPQKRKKGPAPKMLGNELCSVCGDKASGFHYNVLSCEGCKGFFRRSVIKGARYICHSGGHCPMDTYMRRKCQECRLRKCRQAGMREECVLSEEQIRLKKLKRQEEEQAHAVCLPPRASSPPQILPQLSPEQLGMIEKLVAAQQQCNQRSFSDQLRVTPWPMAPDPHSREARQQRFAHFTELAIVSVQEIVDFAKQLPGFLQLSREDQIALLKTSAIEVAGEGQGMKGEAEWDYLWEGPSDVELGEPNLLGSRDEGNRPPWKGLCSKTNLPSPRLRSAACVQVMLLETSRRYNPGSESITFLKDFSYNREDFAKAGLQVEFINPIFEFSRAMNELQLNDAEFALLIAISIFSAGPTDVPTDANETGEPPDPEQRPLRASVCTASAGQKAPTAAL; this is encoded by the exons ATGTCCGTGTGGCTGGGGGCCCCTGTGCCTGACATTCCTCCTG ACTCTGCAGCGGAGCTGTGGAAGCCAGGTGCACAGGATGCAAGCAGCCAGACCCAGGGAGGCAACAGCTGCATCCTCAGAGAGGAAGCCAGGATGCCCCACTCTGCCAGAGGcactgcaggggtggggctggaggcTGCAGAGCCCACAGTCCTGCTCACCAGGGCAGAGCCCCCTTCAGAACCCACAG AGATCCGTCCACAAAAGCGGAAAAAGGGGCCagcccccaaaatgctggggaaCGAGCTATGCAGCGTGTGTGGGGACAAGGCCTCCGGCTTCCACTACAATGTTCTGAGCTGCGAGGGTTGCAAGGGATTCTTCCGCCGCAGCGTCATCAAGGGAGCGCGCTACATCTGCCACAGTGGCGGCCACTGCCCCATGGACACCTACATGCGTCGCAAGTGCCAGGAGTGTCGGCTTCGCAAGTGCCGCCAGGCTGGCATGCGGGAGGAGT GTGTCCTGTCAGAAGAACAGATCCGTCTGAAGAAACTGAAGCGGCAAGAGGAGGAACAGGCTCATGCCGTATGCCTGCCCCCCAGGGCTTCCTCACCCCCTCAAATCCTGCCTCAGCTCAGCCCGGAGCAACTGGGCATGATCGAGAAGCTGGTCGCTGCCCAGCAACAGTGTAACCAGCGCTCCTTTTCTGACCAGCTTCGAGTCACG CCTTGGCCCATGGCACCAGATCCCCATAGCCGGGAGGCCCGTCAGCAGCGCTTTGCCCACTTCACTGAGCTGGCCATCGTCTCTGTGCAGGAGATAGTTGACTTTGCTAAACAGCTACCCGGCTTCCTGCAGCTCAGCCGGGAGGACCAGATTGCCCTGCTGAAGACCTCTGCGATCGAGGTGGCTGGAGAAGGGCAAGGGATGAAGGGAGAAGCAGAATGGGATTATCTGTGGGAGGGGCCTTCAGACGTCGAGCTGGGAGAACCAAATCTGCTAGGAAGCAGGGATGAGGGGAATCGGCCTCCCTGGAAGGGGCTATGCTCCAAGACCAACCTTCCTAGTCCCCGTTTGAGGTCTGCTGCTTGTGTGCAGGTGATGCTTCTGGAGACATCTCGGAGGTACAACCCTGGGAGTGAGAGTATCACCTTCCTCAAGGATTTCAGTTATAACCGGGAAGACTTTGCCAAAGCAG GGCTGCAGGTGGAATTCATCAACCCCATCTTCGAGTTCTCCAGGGCCATGAATGAGCTGCAACTCAATGATGCTGAGTTTGCTTTGCTCATTGCCATCAGCATCTTCTCTGCAG gACCGACTGATGTTCCCACGGATGCTAATGAAACTGGTGAGCCTCCGGACCCTGAGCAGCGTCCACTCAGAGCAAGTGTTTGCACTGCGTCTGCAGGACAAAAAGCTCCCACCGCTGCTCTCTGA
- the NR1H3 gene encoding oxysterols receptor LXR-alpha isoform X8 produces MQQRSWNPLGGTCKQPPGRTHSAAELWKPGAQDASSQTQGGNSCILREEARMPHSARGTAGVGLEAAEPTVLLTRAEPPSEPTEIRPQKRKKGPAPKMLGNELCSVCGDKASGFHYNVLSCEGCKGFFRRSVIKGARYICHSGGHCPMDTYMRRKCQECRLRKCRQAGMREECVLSEEQIRLKKLKRQEEEQAHAVCLPPRASSPPQILPQLSPEQLGMIEKLVAAQQQCNQRSFSDQLRVTPWPMAPDPHSREARQQRFAHFTELAIVSVQEIVDFAKQLPGFLQLSREDQIALLKTSAIEVMLLETSRRYNPGSESITFLKDFSYNREDFAKAGLQVEFINPIFEFSRAMNELQLNDAEFALLIAISIFSADRPNVQDQLQVERLQHTYVEALHAYVSIHHPHDRLMFPRMLMKLVSLRTLSSVHSEQVFALRLQDKKLPPLLSEIWDVHE; encoded by the exons ATGCAGCAAAGAAGCTGGAACCCGCTGGGTGGCACCTGCAAGCAGCCGCCCGGACGCACCC ACTCTGCAGCGGAGCTGTGGAAGCCAGGTGCACAGGATGCAAGCAGCCAGACCCAGGGAGGCAACAGCTGCATCCTCAGAGAGGAAGCCAGGATGCCCCACTCTGCCAGAGGcactgcaggggtggggctggaggcTGCAGAGCCCACAGTCCTGCTCACCAGGGCAGAGCCCCCTTCAGAACCCACAG AGATCCGTCCACAAAAGCGGAAAAAGGGGCCagcccccaaaatgctggggaaCGAGCTATGCAGCGTGTGTGGGGACAAGGCCTCCGGCTTCCACTACAATGTTCTGAGCTGCGAGGGTTGCAAGGGATTCTTCCGCCGCAGCGTCATCAAGGGAGCGCGCTACATCTGCCACAGTGGCGGCCACTGCCCCATGGACACCTACATGCGTCGCAAGTGCCAGGAGTGTCGGCTTCGCAAGTGCCGCCAGGCTGGCATGCGGGAGGAGT GTGTCCTGTCAGAAGAACAGATCCGTCTGAAGAAACTGAAGCGGCAAGAGGAGGAACAGGCTCATGCCGTATGCCTGCCCCCCAGGGCTTCCTCACCCCCTCAAATCCTGCCTCAGCTCAGCCCGGAGCAACTGGGCATGATCGAGAAGCTGGTCGCTGCCCAGCAACAGTGTAACCAGCGCTCCTTTTCTGACCAGCTTCGAGTCACG CCTTGGCCCATGGCACCAGATCCCCATAGCCGGGAGGCCCGTCAGCAGCGCTTTGCCCACTTCACTGAGCTGGCCATCGTCTCTGTGCAGGAGATAGTTGACTTTGCTAAACAGCTACCCGGCTTCCTGCAGCTCAGCCGGGAGGACCAGATTGCCCTGCTGAAGACCTCTGCGATCGAG GTGATGCTTCTGGAGACATCTCGGAGGTACAACCCTGGGAGTGAGAGTATCACCTTCCTCAAGGATTTCAGTTATAACCGGGAAGACTTTGCCAAAGCAG GGCTGCAGGTGGAATTCATCAACCCCATCTTCGAGTTCTCCAGGGCCATGAATGAGCTGCAACTCAATGATGCTGAGTTTGCTTTGCTCATTGCCATCAGCATCTTCTCTGCAG ACCGGCCCAATGTGCAGGACCAGCTCCAGGTAGAGAGGCTGCAGCACACATATGTGGAAGCCCTGCATGCCTATGTCTCCATCCACCATCCCCAT gACCGACTGATGTTCCCACGGATGCTAATGAAACTGGTGAGCCTCCGGACCCTGAGCAGCGTCCACTCAGAGCAAGTGTTTGCACTGCGTCTGCAGGACAAAAAGCTCCCACCGCTGCTCTCTGAGATCTGGGATGTGCACGAATGA
- the NR1H3 gene encoding oxysterols receptor LXR-alpha isoform X1 → MSVWLGAPVPDIPPDSAAELWKPGAQDASSQTQGGNSCILREEARMPHSARGTAGVGLEAAEPTVLLTRAEPPSEPTEIRPQKRKKGPAPKMLGNELCSVCGDKASGFHYNVLSCEGCKGFFRRSVIKGARYICHSGGHCPMDTYMRRKCQECRLRKCRQAGMREECVLSEEQIRLKKLKRQEEEQAHAVCLPPRASSPPQILPQLSPEQLGMIEKLVAAQQQCNQRSFSDQLRVTPWPMAPDPHSREARQQRFAHFTELAIVSVQEIVDFAKQLPGFLQLSREDQIALLKTSAIEVAGEGQGMKGEAEWDYLWEGPSDVELGEPNLLGSRDEGNRPPWKGLCSKTNLPSPRLRSAACVQVMLLETSRRYNPGSESITFLKDFSYNREDFAKAGLQVEFINPIFEFSRAMNELQLNDAEFALLIAISIFSADRPNVQDQLQVERLQHTYVEALHAYVSIHHPHDRLMFPRMLMKLVSLRTLSSVHSEQVFALRLQDKKLPPLLSEIWDVHE, encoded by the exons ATGTCCGTGTGGCTGGGGGCCCCTGTGCCTGACATTCCTCCTG ACTCTGCAGCGGAGCTGTGGAAGCCAGGTGCACAGGATGCAAGCAGCCAGACCCAGGGAGGCAACAGCTGCATCCTCAGAGAGGAAGCCAGGATGCCCCACTCTGCCAGAGGcactgcaggggtggggctggaggcTGCAGAGCCCACAGTCCTGCTCACCAGGGCAGAGCCCCCTTCAGAACCCACAG AGATCCGTCCACAAAAGCGGAAAAAGGGGCCagcccccaaaatgctggggaaCGAGCTATGCAGCGTGTGTGGGGACAAGGCCTCCGGCTTCCACTACAATGTTCTGAGCTGCGAGGGTTGCAAGGGATTCTTCCGCCGCAGCGTCATCAAGGGAGCGCGCTACATCTGCCACAGTGGCGGCCACTGCCCCATGGACACCTACATGCGTCGCAAGTGCCAGGAGTGTCGGCTTCGCAAGTGCCGCCAGGCTGGCATGCGGGAGGAGT GTGTCCTGTCAGAAGAACAGATCCGTCTGAAGAAACTGAAGCGGCAAGAGGAGGAACAGGCTCATGCCGTATGCCTGCCCCCCAGGGCTTCCTCACCCCCTCAAATCCTGCCTCAGCTCAGCCCGGAGCAACTGGGCATGATCGAGAAGCTGGTCGCTGCCCAGCAACAGTGTAACCAGCGCTCCTTTTCTGACCAGCTTCGAGTCACG CCTTGGCCCATGGCACCAGATCCCCATAGCCGGGAGGCCCGTCAGCAGCGCTTTGCCCACTTCACTGAGCTGGCCATCGTCTCTGTGCAGGAGATAGTTGACTTTGCTAAACAGCTACCCGGCTTCCTGCAGCTCAGCCGGGAGGACCAGATTGCCCTGCTGAAGACCTCTGCGATCGAGGTGGCTGGAGAAGGGCAAGGGATGAAGGGAGAAGCAGAATGGGATTATCTGTGGGAGGGGCCTTCAGACGTCGAGCTGGGAGAACCAAATCTGCTAGGAAGCAGGGATGAGGGGAATCGGCCTCCCTGGAAGGGGCTATGCTCCAAGACCAACCTTCCTAGTCCCCGTTTGAGGTCTGCTGCTTGTGTGCAGGTGATGCTTCTGGAGACATCTCGGAGGTACAACCCTGGGAGTGAGAGTATCACCTTCCTCAAGGATTTCAGTTATAACCGGGAAGACTTTGCCAAAGCAG GGCTGCAGGTGGAATTCATCAACCCCATCTTCGAGTTCTCCAGGGCCATGAATGAGCTGCAACTCAATGATGCTGAGTTTGCTTTGCTCATTGCCATCAGCATCTTCTCTGCAG ACCGGCCCAATGTGCAGGACCAGCTCCAGGTAGAGAGGCTGCAGCACACATATGTGGAAGCCCTGCATGCCTATGTCTCCATCCACCATCCCCAT gACCGACTGATGTTCCCACGGATGCTAATGAAACTGGTGAGCCTCCGGACCCTGAGCAGCGTCCACTCAGAGCAAGTGTTTGCACTGCGTCTGCAGGACAAAAAGCTCCCACCGCTGCTCTCTGAGATCTGGGATGTGCACGAATGA
- the NR1H3 gene encoding oxysterols receptor LXR-alpha isoform X5, whose amino-acid sequence MSVWLGAPVPDIPPDSAAELWKPGAQDASSQTQGGNSCILREEARMPHSARGTAGVGLEAAEPTVLLTRAEPPSEPTEIRPQKRKKGPAPKMLGNELCSVCGDKASGFHYNVLSCEGCKGFFRRSVIKGARYICHSGGHCPMDTYMRRKCQECRLRKCRQAGMREECVLSEEQIRLKKLKRQEEEQAHAVCLPPRASSPPQILPQLSPEQLGMIEKLVAAQQQCNQRSFSDQLRVTPWPMAPDPHSREARQQRFAHFTELAIVSVQEIVDFAKQLPGFLQLSREDQIALLKTSAIEVAGEGQGMKGEAEWDYLWEGPSDVELGEPNLLGSRDEGNRPPWKGLCSKTNLPSPRLRSAACVQVMLLETSRRYNPGSESITFLKDFSYNREDFAKAGPTDVPTDANETGEPPDPEQRPLRASVCTASAGQKAPTAAL is encoded by the exons ATGTCCGTGTGGCTGGGGGCCCCTGTGCCTGACATTCCTCCTG ACTCTGCAGCGGAGCTGTGGAAGCCAGGTGCACAGGATGCAAGCAGCCAGACCCAGGGAGGCAACAGCTGCATCCTCAGAGAGGAAGCCAGGATGCCCCACTCTGCCAGAGGcactgcaggggtggggctggaggcTGCAGAGCCCACAGTCCTGCTCACCAGGGCAGAGCCCCCTTCAGAACCCACAG AGATCCGTCCACAAAAGCGGAAAAAGGGGCCagcccccaaaatgctggggaaCGAGCTATGCAGCGTGTGTGGGGACAAGGCCTCCGGCTTCCACTACAATGTTCTGAGCTGCGAGGGTTGCAAGGGATTCTTCCGCCGCAGCGTCATCAAGGGAGCGCGCTACATCTGCCACAGTGGCGGCCACTGCCCCATGGACACCTACATGCGTCGCAAGTGCCAGGAGTGTCGGCTTCGCAAGTGCCGCCAGGCTGGCATGCGGGAGGAGT GTGTCCTGTCAGAAGAACAGATCCGTCTGAAGAAACTGAAGCGGCAAGAGGAGGAACAGGCTCATGCCGTATGCCTGCCCCCCAGGGCTTCCTCACCCCCTCAAATCCTGCCTCAGCTCAGCCCGGAGCAACTGGGCATGATCGAGAAGCTGGTCGCTGCCCAGCAACAGTGTAACCAGCGCTCCTTTTCTGACCAGCTTCGAGTCACG CCTTGGCCCATGGCACCAGATCCCCATAGCCGGGAGGCCCGTCAGCAGCGCTTTGCCCACTTCACTGAGCTGGCCATCGTCTCTGTGCAGGAGATAGTTGACTTTGCTAAACAGCTACCCGGCTTCCTGCAGCTCAGCCGGGAGGACCAGATTGCCCTGCTGAAGACCTCTGCGATCGAGGTGGCTGGAGAAGGGCAAGGGATGAAGGGAGAAGCAGAATGGGATTATCTGTGGGAGGGGCCTTCAGACGTCGAGCTGGGAGAACCAAATCTGCTAGGAAGCAGGGATGAGGGGAATCGGCCTCCCTGGAAGGGGCTATGCTCCAAGACCAACCTTCCTAGTCCCCGTTTGAGGTCTGCTGCTTGTGTGCAGGTGATGCTTCTGGAGACATCTCGGAGGTACAACCCTGGGAGTGAGAGTATCACCTTCCTCAAGGATTTCAGTTATAACCGGGAAGACTTTGCCAAAGCAG gACCGACTGATGTTCCCACGGATGCTAATGAAACTGGTGAGCCTCCGGACCCTGAGCAGCGTCCACTCAGAGCAAGTGTTTGCACTGCGTCTGCAGGACAAAAAGCTCCCACCGCTGCTCTCTGA